Proteins from a genomic interval of Callospermophilus lateralis isolate mCalLat2 chromosome 1, mCalLat2.hap1, whole genome shotgun sequence:
- the Mcoln1 gene encoding mucolipin-1, protein MAAPVGRRGSETERLLTPNPGYGTHSGALPAPPTPSEEEDLRRRLKYFFMSPCDKFRAKGRKPCKLMLQVVKILVVTVQLILFGLSNQLAVTFREENTIAFRHLFLLGYSDGADDTLAAYTREQLYQAIFYAVDQYLMLPEVSLGRYAYVQGGGGPWANGSALALCQQYYHRGHVDPANDTFDIDPMVVTDCIQVDPPERPPVPPSDDLALSDGSSSYKNLTLKFHKLINVTIHFQLKTINLQSLINNEIPDCYTFSVLITFDNKAHSGRIPIRLETQAHIQECKHPSVSRHGDNSFRLLFDMVVILTCSLSFLLCARSLLRGFLLQNEFVGFMWRQRGRVISLWERLEFVNGWYILLVTSDVLTISGTIMKIGIEAKNLASYDVCSILLGTSTLLVWVGVIRYLTFFHKYNILIATLRVALPSVMRFCCCVAVIYLGYCFCGWIVLGPYHVKFRSLSMVSECLFSLINGDDMFVTFAAMQAQQGRSSLVWLFSQLYLYSFISLFIYMVLSLFIALITGAYDTIKHPDGAGAEKSELQAYIAQCQDSPTSGKFRRGSGSACSLLCCCARDASEDHSLLVN, encoded by the exons ATGGCAGCCCCGGTGGGCCGGCGCGGCTCAG AGACCGAGCGACTCTTGACCCCCAACCCTGGGTATGGGACCCACTCAGGGGCTTTGCCAGCCCCTCCAACCCCCTCAGAGGAGGAGGATCTCCGCCGCCGGCTCAAGTACTTTTTCATGAGTCCCTGTGACAAGTTCCGGGCCAAGGGACGCAAGCCTTGCAAGTTGATGCTACAGGTGGTCAAGATCCTGGTGGTCACTGTGCAG CTCATCCTGTTCGGGCTCAGCAACCAGCTGGCAGTGACATTCCGGGAGGAGAACACCATCGCCTTCCGACACCTCTTCCTGCTGGGCTACTCGGATGGGGCAGATGACACCCTCGCAGCCTATACCAGGGAGCAGCTGTACCAGGCCATCTTCTACGCTGTGGACCAG TACCTGATGCTGCCCGAGGTGTCACTGGGACGGTACGCCTATGTTCAGGGTGGGGGTGGCCCTTGGGCCAACGGCTCAGCGCTGGCTCTCTGTCAGCAGTACTACCACCGTGGCCACGTGGACCCAGCCAACGACACCTTTGATATTGACCCAATGGTTGTCACTG ACTGCATCCAGGTGGATCCCCCCGAGAGACCCCCTGTACCCCCCAGTGATGATCTCGCCCTCTCGGACGGCAGCTCCAGTTACAAGAACCTCACGCTCAAATTCCACAA GCTGATCAACGTCACCATCCACTTCCAGCTGAAGACCATCAACCTCCAGAGCCTCATCAACAATGAGATCCCTGATTGCTACACCTTCAGTGTCCTG ATCACATTCGACAACAAGGCACACAGCGGGCGTATCCCCATCCGTCTGGAGACCCAGGCCCACATCCAGGAGTGTAAGCACCCAAGTGTCTCCAGACATG GAGACAACAGCTTCCGGCTGCTGTTTGACATGGTGGTCATCCTCACCTGCTCTCTGTCCTTCCTGCTGTGTGCTCGCTCACTGCTCCGTGGCTTCCTGCTGCAGAAC GAGTTTGTTGGGTTCATGTGGCGGCAACGGGGACGGGTGATCAGCCTGTGGGAACGGCTAGAATTTGTGAATGGCTGGTACATCTTGTTGGTCACCAGCGATGTGCTCACCATCTCGGGCACCATCATGAAGATCGGTATCGAGGCTAAG AACCTGGCAAGCTATGACGTCTGCAGCATCCTCCTGGGCACCTCCACGCTGCTTGTCTGGGTGGGCGTCATCCGCTACCTGACCTTCTTCCACAAGTACAAC ATTCTCATTGCCACATTGCGGGTGGCTCTGCCTAGTGTCATGCGCTTCTGCTGCTGCGTGGCCGTCATCTACCTGGGCTATTGCTTCTGTGGCTGGATCGTGTTAGGGCCATACCACGTGAAG TTCCGCTCACTATCGATGGTGTCCGAGTGCCTGTTTTCGCTCATCAACGGGGATGACATGTTTGTGACGTTCGCGGCGATGCAGGCGCAGCAGGGCCGCAGCAGCCTGGTGTGGCTCTTCTCCCAGCTCTACCTCTACTCGTTCATCAGCCTCTTCATCTACATGGTGCTCAGCCTCTTCATCGCGCTCATCACGGGCGCCTACGACACCATCAAG CACCCGGATGGTGCTGGTGCAGAGAAGAGCGAGCTCCAAGCCTACATCGCACAGTGCCAGGACAGCCCCACCTCCGGCAAGTTCCGACGCGGGAGCGGCTCAGCCTGCAGCCTGCTCTGCTGCTGCGCAAG GGATGCCTCGGAGGACCATTCGCTGCTGGTGAATTGA
- the Znf358 gene encoding zinc finger protein 358 has translation MRRSVLVRNPGHKSLRPVYEELDSDKEDLDPVSEDPEPDPEDLNTVSEDVDPNYEDLDPVPEDLGPDVQAPGSILGNQDSDPQDLDPMSSNFDLDPDVIGPVPLVLDPDSDTLSPTAPDVDPLSSSLTATPQVLTTSPEVLPPPASPPRPFSCPDCGRAFRRSSGLSQHRRTHSGEKPYRCPDCGKSFSHGATLAQHRGIHTGARPYQCAACGKAFGWRSTLLKHRSSHSGEKPHHCPVCGKAFGHGSLLAQHLRTHGGPRPHKCPVCAKGFGQGSALLKHLRTHTGERPYPCPQCGKAFGQSSALLQHQRTHTAERPYRCPHCGKAFGQSSNLQHHLRIHTGERPYACPHCSKAFGQSSALLQHLHVHSGERPYRCQLCGKAFGQASSLTKHKRVHEGAAAAAAAAAAAAAAAAGLSLGPGLSPASVMRPGQVSFLGPDAVSVLGSGLDLSPGPSSGRLPDPGSALGSLSNPSPQPLSGSTSTPSPEPVECSDPKPSDDDDPDLVPSPDPNPESHPDPCSPLRDTVSPALPTGESPEWVKEQGALLGPDG, from the coding sequence CAGGAACCCAGGCCACAAGAGCCTGAGGCCTGTTTATGAAGAGCTTGACTCTGACAAAGAGGACCTGGACCCAGTTTCTGAAGACCCAGAGCCTGATCCAGAAGACCTCAACACTGTCTCAGAAGATGTGGACCCCAACTATGAAGATCTGGACCCTGTCCCAGAGGATCTGGGTCCCGATGTGCAAGCTCCAGGCTCCATCTTGGGAAACCAAGATTCCGATCCCCAAGATTTGGACCCCATGTCTTCAAATTTCGACCTCGATCCAGATGTTATTGGCCCTGTACCCTTGGTTCTCGACCCTGACAGCGACACCCTAAGCCCCACCGCACCAGACGTGGACCCCCTTTCCTCCAGCCTCACTGCCACCCCCCAAGTCCTGACCACCAGCCCCGAGGTGCTCCCTCCCCCAGCCAGCCCGCCCCGGCCCTTCTCCTGCCCCGATTGCGGGCGAGCCTTCCGTCGAAGCTCCGGGCTGAGCCAGCATCGTCGCACCCACAGCGGCGAGAAGCCGTACCGCTGCCCCGACTGCGGCAAGTCCTTCAGCCACGGCGCCACCCTGGCTCAGCATCGTGGCATCCACACCGGGGCGCGGCCCTACCAGTGCGCTGCCTGCGGCAAAGCCTTCGGCTGGCGCTCCACGCTGCTGAAGCACCGCAGCAGCCACAGTGGTGAGAAGCCGCACCACTGCCCCGTCTGTGGCAAAGCCTTTGGCCACGGCTCGCTGCTGGCGCAGCACCTGCGCACACACGGCGGCCCGCGGCCGCACAAGTGCCCAGTTTGCGCCAAAGGCTTCGGGCAGGGCTCCGCGCTACTGAAGCACCTGCGCACGCACACCGGCGAGCGACCCTACCCCTGCCCGCAGTGCGGCAAGGCCTTTGGGCAGAGCTCAGCGCTGCTGCAGCACCAGCGCACACACACCGCCGAGCGCCCCTACCGCTGTCCCCACTGTGGCAAGGCCTTCGGGCAGAGCTCCAACTTGCAGCACCACCTGCGCATCCACACCGGCGAGCGGCCCTACGCCTGTCCGCACTGCTCCAAGGCCTTTGGGCAGAGCTCCGCGCTGCTGCAGCACCTCCACGTGCATTCTGGCGAGCGCCCCTACCGCTGCCAGCTCTGTGGCAAGGCTTTTGGCCAAGCCTCGAGCCTCACCAAGCACAAGCGGGTGCACGAGGGCGCCGCagctgctgccgccgccgccgcagcaGCAGCGGCCGCTGCCGCCGGCCTGAGCCTGGGGCCGGGCTTGAGCCCTGCGTCCGTGATGAGGCCTGGGCAAGTCTCCTTCCTGGGTCCTGATGCTGTGTCTGTGCTGGGCTCTGGCCTGGATCTCAGTCCTGGCCCCAGCTCTGGCCGcctccctgaccctggctctgctctGGGCTCCCTTTCCAATCCCAGCCCTCAACCTCTCTCTGGCTCCACATCCACCCCCAGCCCTGAGCCTGTTGAATGTTCTGACCCTAAGCCTAGTGATGATGATGACCCTGACCTTGTGCCCAGCCCTGACCCCAACCCTGAGTCCCACCCTGATCCCTGCTCTCCTCTCCGTGACACTGTCAGCCCAGCCCTCCCTACTGGTGAGAGTCCAGAGTGGGTAAAGGAGCAAGGGGCACTACTGGGGCCTGATGGCTGA